A DNA window from Bacteroides cellulosilyticus contains the following coding sequences:
- a CDS encoding NAD-dependent epimerase/dehydratase family protein: MILITGGSGFIGTNLQELFIALGYSFVNFDKNEPTKKDHLQYWFKGDIMNLSDLSIVFSKYSPSVVIHLAAVTDTASDNLDDYKENTIGTKNVIDEILKHPNLERCIITSTQYVYKSLKKPFPSSDEEYVPHTTYGISKKETEEIVRNSPLECCWTIVRPTNVWGPWHMRYPEQLWKFMDKGWYIHPTKRSVIRTYAYVKNLTHQLNGILNAKPDIVNKQTFYLGDLPVDSNIWLSEWMLQLKGQKLRYIFPFVMRSAAIIGDILRKMGIKFPMYSVRYKNMLEDYYAPTNVTIRLFGLYNNDLTSNVKETIGWLHRDAKLYFDYWKFRSK; the protein is encoded by the coding sequence ATGATTTTGATCACTGGTGGATCTGGGTTTATTGGAACCAATCTGCAAGAACTTTTTATAGCTTTAGGGTATTCGTTCGTAAATTTTGATAAAAATGAGCCAACGAAAAAGGATCATTTGCAGTACTGGTTTAAGGGAGATATAATGAATCTTAGTGATTTATCTATCGTATTCTCTAAGTATTCTCCTTCAGTTGTTATTCATTTGGCAGCAGTTACAGATACGGCTAGTGATAATCTGGATGATTATAAAGAAAATACGATTGGTACAAAGAATGTTATAGATGAGATACTTAAGCATCCTAATTTGGAAAGATGTATTATTACTTCTACTCAATATGTTTATAAAAGTTTGAAAAAACCTTTTCCTAGTTCTGATGAGGAGTATGTTCCTCATACTACTTATGGCATAAGTAAAAAAGAAACAGAAGAAATTGTTCGTAATTCACCATTAGAATGTTGTTGGACTATTGTCCGTCCAACTAACGTTTGGGGACCATGGCATATGAGATACCCTGAACAATTATGGAAATTTATGGATAAGGGATGGTATATACATCCAACTAAACGCTCTGTAATTAGAACGTATGCTTATGTGAAGAATCTTACTCATCAATTGAATGGAATATTGAATGCTAAGCCAGATATTGTGAATAAGCAAACCTTTTATCTAGGTGATTTGCCTGTTGATTCAAATATATGGTTATCAGAGTGGATGCTGCAATTAAAAGGACAAAAATTACGATATATATTTCCTTTTGTTATGCGTTCAGCAGCAATAATAGGAGATATTCTAAGAAAAATGGGCATTAAATTTCCAATGTACTCTGTGCGTTATAAGAATATGCTTGAGGATTATTACGCCCCAACTAATGTAACGATACGTCTTTTCGGCTTGTATAATAATGATTTGACATCGAATGTAAAAGAAACAATAGGTTGGTTACACAGAGATGCAAAATTATATTTTGATTATTGGAAATTCAGGTCTAAGTGA
- a CDS encoding ANL family adenylate-forming protein has protein sequence MDKEIVLLDSDFSDVEIEKLIGTLSLLDQEVSVDIPHGISEENLAGFIRQNVSSWRITLFTSGTTGLPKRVSHTFESITRFVRSGDKHQNDVWGFAYNPTHMAGLQVFFQALLNLNPMIRLFGLEKKTIVHEIRENSITNISATPTFYRLLLPAEDVCPSVTRITSGGEKFDEHALSLLREMFPNARITNVYASTEAGTLFASKGNEFTIKEAMEHLIKVEEHELFLHKSLMGESSGLQIEGDWYATGDLIEVTGHSPFTFHFISRKNEMINVGGYKVNPTEVEDVIRLCPGVLDVSVYAKKNAILGNIVCCEVVRNSEDMTELFLREFLRDKLQEFKIPRFVKFVANLQTTRTGKISRK, from the coding sequence GTGGATAAAGAGATTGTCCTTTTGGATTCGGACTTTTCAGATGTAGAAATTGAGAAATTGATAGGAACTCTGTCTTTATTGGATCAAGAGGTATCGGTTGATATTCCGCACGGGATATCCGAAGAGAATCTGGCCGGTTTCATAAGGCAAAATGTTTCTTCGTGGAGAATAACTTTGTTCACTTCCGGCACTACAGGTTTGCCAAAGCGAGTTTCGCATACCTTCGAATCTATTACCCGTTTTGTACGCAGCGGTGACAAACATCAGAATGATGTCTGGGGCTTTGCTTATAATCCTACTCACATGGCGGGTTTGCAAGTCTTTTTTCAAGCCCTACTGAATCTGAATCCGATGATTCGCTTGTTCGGATTGGAGAAGAAAACTATCGTTCATGAAATACGGGAAAACAGTATAACGAATATTTCTGCCACTCCCACTTTTTATCGTTTATTATTGCCTGCAGAAGATGTCTGCCCTTCGGTAACCAGAATAACTTCCGGTGGTGAAAAGTTTGATGAGCATGCTTTGTCTTTATTGCGGGAAATGTTTCCCAACGCCAGGATAACTAATGTTTATGCTTCTACTGAGGCCGGTACTCTTTTTGCTTCCAAGGGAAATGAATTCACTATCAAGGAAGCAATGGAACATTTGATAAAGGTGGAGGAACATGAACTCTTTTTACATAAATCTTTGATGGGGGAATCATCCGGTCTGCAAATCGAAGGTGACTGGTATGCTACAGGTGATTTGATTGAGGTTACCGGTCACTCTCCATTCACTTTCCATTTTATCTCACGTAAAAATGAGATGATAAATGTAGGAGGGTATAAAGTCAATCCTACCGAGGTGGAAGATGTTATCCGGCTTTGCCCCGGTGTCTTGGACGTATCGGTCTATGCGAAAAAAAATGCTATTTTGGGGAATATTGTTTGTTGTGAGGTCGTGAGGAATTCTGAAGATATGACCGAGCTTTTTCTCAGGGAGTTTCTTCGGGATAAACTACAGGAATTTAAAATACCGCGTTTCGTGAAGTTCGTTGCTAATCTGCAAACCACAAGGACTGGTAAAATTTCAAGAAAATAA
- a CDS encoding glycosyltransferase, which produces MKKNMYLFDNRKIVTIITVVYNDIRIEETIKSVIPFLTNAVEYIIIDGGSKDGTELLLKKYESYLAYSVSEKDFGIYDAMNKGVSKANGHYILHLNSGDILLALPLERLINAAYNQVDILSFPVSINAGEMIYKPLFDWRVKFRTSLHHQGTFYRKELVSYNTSYKIFSDFNLNQNLYIEHRKVICCVNPIVAIHMEDGISAKSKGRRKECLRVIKNNFGITYCVAFYIYMIMKVILKRRY; this is translated from the coding sequence ATGAAAAAAAATATGTACTTGTTTGATAATCGGAAAATTGTAACAATAATAACCGTAGTATATAATGACATACGGATAGAGGAGACAATCAAGTCTGTAATTCCTTTCTTGACAAATGCAGTGGAATATATCATAATAGATGGTGGCAGTAAGGATGGTACAGAATTACTTTTAAAAAAATATGAATCTTATTTAGCTTATAGTGTTAGTGAAAAAGATTTTGGTATCTATGATGCGATGAATAAAGGCGTTAGTAAGGCTAATGGGCATTATATATTGCATTTGAATAGTGGAGATATTCTATTAGCATTGCCTTTGGAACGATTGATAAATGCTGCATATAATCAAGTCGATATATTATCTTTTCCCGTTTCCATAAATGCCGGTGAGATGATATACAAGCCTCTTTTTGATTGGCGAGTGAAGTTTAGGACATCATTACATCATCAAGGTACATTTTATAGGAAAGAACTTGTTTCATATAATACTTCATATAAAATATTTTCGGATTTTAACTTGAATCAGAATCTGTATATAGAGCATAGGAAAGTCATTTGTTGTGTAAATCCTATTGTTGCTATTCATATGGAAGATGGAATTTCTGCTAAATCGAAAGGGCGAAGGAAAGAATGCTTAAGGGTAATTAAAAATAATTTTGGGATTACTTATTGTGTGGCTTTTTATATTTATATGATAATGAAGGTAATATTGAAACGTAGATATTAA
- a CDS encoding UDP-glucose dehydrogenase family protein has protein sequence MNIAIVGTGYVGLVSGTCFAEMGADVTCIDIDEGKILKLQSSEIPIYEPGLDSMVKRNVEAGRLKFATDLTSCIDNVEIVFSAVGTPPDEDGSADLKYVLDVARTFGQNIKKYTVLVTKSTVPVGTAMKIKAVIKEELRRRNLYIEFDVASNPEFLKEGAALKDFMSPDRVVIGVETERAKEIMNKLYKPFVLNNYRILFMDIPSAEMTKYAANSMLATRISFMNDIANLCELVGADVDMVRRGIGADARIGTKFLYPGCGYGGSCFPKDVKALIHTGKEYGYDMKVIEAVEEVNEYQKNVVFEKLFKIFDGNLKGKTIALWGLSFKPETDDMREAPALVIIDKLIKAGAKVNVYDPAAMDECKRRIGDVVVYCEDMYEAVIDADALAMITEWKLFRIPSWKVVKKAMRGNVVVDGRNIYEKTDLMMEGLRYTRIGYNEWEYE, from the coding sequence ATGAATATTGCAATTGTAGGTACAGGCTATGTAGGATTAGTATCGGGTACATGTTTCGCAGAAATGGGAGCGGATGTCACTTGTATAGATATTGATGAAGGAAAGATATTGAAACTTCAGTCAAGCGAGATTCCTATATATGAACCAGGGCTAGATAGTATGGTGAAGCGTAATGTAGAAGCGGGGCGTTTAAAATTTGCTACTGATTTAACTTCATGTATAGATAATGTAGAAATAGTTTTTAGTGCTGTAGGTACTCCACCTGACGAAGATGGTAGTGCTGATTTGAAGTATGTGCTTGATGTAGCCCGTACCTTTGGACAGAATATAAAAAAGTATACGGTATTAGTTACTAAAAGCACTGTGCCGGTAGGTACAGCAATGAAAATAAAAGCTGTAATCAAAGAGGAATTGCGGAGAAGAAATTTATATATTGAATTTGATGTAGCTTCTAATCCTGAATTTTTGAAAGAGGGTGCTGCTCTGAAAGATTTTATGAGTCCAGATCGTGTAGTCATCGGAGTGGAGACTGAGCGTGCTAAAGAGATAATGAATAAACTTTATAAGCCTTTCGTCCTTAATAATTACCGTATTCTTTTTATGGATATTCCTTCTGCGGAGATGACTAAATATGCTGCTAACTCTATGCTTGCTACTCGAATTAGTTTTATGAATGATATCGCTAATCTTTGTGAACTTGTCGGAGCCGATGTGGATATGGTTCGTCGGGGAATTGGCGCGGATGCACGTATTGGGACAAAATTTCTTTATCCGGGTTGTGGATATGGAGGAAGTTGTTTTCCGAAAGATGTGAAAGCGTTGATTCATACAGGGAAAGAGTATGGTTATGACATGAAAGTGATTGAAGCGGTGGAAGAAGTGAATGAGTATCAGAAGAATGTTGTGTTTGAGAAACTCTTCAAGATTTTTGATGGTAATTTGAAAGGTAAAACAATTGCCTTATGGGGGTTGTCTTTCAAACCGGAAACGGATGATATGCGTGAAGCACCGGCTTTGGTTATCATAGATAAGTTGATAAAAGCAGGTGCAAAGGTGAATGTTTATGATCCGGCGGCAATGGATGAATGTAAGCGGAGAATTGGTGATGTTGTCGTATACTGTGAGGATATGTATGAGGCGGTGATTGATGCGGATGCTCTTGCAATGATTACGGAGTGGAAGCTGTTTAGAATCCCTAGCTGGAAAGTTGTGAAAAAGGCCATGAGAGGAAATGTAGTAGTTGATGGACGTAATATTTATGAAAAAACTGATTTAATGATGGAAGGTTTGAGATATACTCGGATTGGATACAATGAATGGGAATATGAATGA
- the gmd gene encoding GDP-mannose 4,6-dehydratase, which produces MKKVALLTGITGQDGSFLAEFLIEKGYEVHGILRRSSSFNTGRIEHLYLDEWVRDMKQQRLVNLHYGDMTDSSSLIRIIQQVQPDEIYNLAAQSHVKVSFDVPEYTAEADAVGTLRMLEAVRILGLEKKTKIYQASTSELYGKVQEVPQKETTSFYPRSPYGVAKQYGFWITKNYRESYGMFAVNGILFNHESERRGETFVTRKITLAAARIAQGFQDKLYLGNLDARRDWGYAKDYIECMWLILQHDTPEDFVIATGEMHTVREFATLAFHEVGIELRWEGEGINEKGIDLKTGKVLVEVDPKYFRPCEVEQLLGDPTKAKTLLGWNPTKTSFSELVKIMAVHDMKFVKKLYLKAQVGK; this is translated from the coding sequence ATGAAAAAAGTAGCATTACTAACAGGTATCACCGGCCAGGACGGTTCTTTCCTTGCCGAGTTTTTAATTGAAAAAGGTTATGAGGTTCACGGCATCCTTCGTCGTTCTTCTTCATTCAATACAGGACGTATCGAGCATCTTTATCTGGATGAATGGGTACGTGACATGAAACAACAGCGATTGGTCAATCTCCATTATGGAGATATGACGGATAGTAGTTCACTGATCCGTATCATCCAGCAGGTGCAACCTGACGAAATTTATAATCTTGCGGCACAAAGCCATGTGAAGGTATCTTTTGATGTACCTGAATACACGGCTGAAGCTGATGCGGTAGGTACGCTTCGTATGTTGGAAGCTGTCCGTATTTTGGGTTTGGAGAAGAAGACGAAGATTTATCAGGCTTCCACCTCGGAACTTTACGGTAAGGTTCAAGAGGTTCCTCAGAAAGAGACCACTTCTTTTTATCCTCGTAGTCCATACGGTGTAGCTAAACAGTATGGTTTTTGGATAACGAAGAATTATCGTGAGAGCTACGGTATGTTTGCCGTAAATGGTATTTTGTTCAATCATGAGAGTGAACGTCGGGGAGAGACTTTTGTAACCCGTAAGATCACTCTTGCTGCTGCCCGTATTGCACAAGGTTTTCAAGATAAGTTGTATTTGGGTAATTTGGACGCCCGTCGTGACTGGGGATATGCAAAGGATTATATAGAGTGTATGTGGTTGATTCTGCAACACGATACGCCGGAAGATTTTGTGATAGCTACCGGTGAGATGCATACTGTTCGCGAGTTTGCCACTTTGGCATTCCATGAGGTTGGCATTGAACTCCGTTGGGAAGGTGAGGGTATTAATGAAAAAGGTATTGACTTAAAAACGGGTAAAGTGCTTGTTGAGGTTGATCCTAAATATTTCCGTCCTTGCGAGGTTGAGCAGTTATTAGGTGATCCTACTAAAGCGAAGACTTTGCTTGGTTGGAATCCGACGAAAACTAGTTTTTCTGAGTTGGTGAAGATAATGGCGGTGCATGATATGAAGTTTGTGAAAAAGTTATATCTGAAAGCTCAAGTGGGGAAATAA
- a CDS encoding glycosyltransferase family 2 protein: protein MNENIVLPLVTVIIPTYNSEKYVIKTLESVRNQHYLNWEAVIVDDGSEDLTVQIIEEYIQNDSRFHFYRRNVEKKGGNVCRNLGIEYAKGTFLLFLDADDLLAPYCLEQRVKKISNTSLDLGVFNMYSFLGDKKKAKLYSNLNVDNVLFHYFALDWVWQTSAPLWRKDFIVKIGGFNVNYSRLQDPELHLRAFLNVPNYKLFPDSIPDAYYRQDFYLDKDIIRKKQINCYWSIKQFLHDYIFSLQEYKTLNPYIYHKTMNALMTKSMIHYWNTNVEDYDAFVKYFKDVRENCDFFLKLLSSDFFSRIFKLIIRVELGREVILWLLSKINIYYNNKISDKPL from the coding sequence ATGAATGAAAATATTGTTTTGCCTCTTGTTACAGTAATTATACCGACATATAATTCTGAGAAATATGTTATAAAAACGCTAGAATCTGTAAGAAATCAGCATTATTTGAATTGGGAAGCTGTGATAGTTGATGATGGTTCAGAGGATTTGACTGTTCAGATTATAGAAGAATATATTCAAAATGACTCCCGCTTTCATTTTTATCGAAGAAATGTAGAAAAAAAAGGAGGAAATGTATGTCGAAATTTAGGTATTGAATATGCAAAAGGCACTTTTTTACTCTTTTTGGATGCAGATGATTTACTTGCTCCCTATTGTTTGGAGCAAAGAGTAAAAAAGATAAGTAATACCTCCTTAGATTTGGGGGTGTTTAATATGTATTCTTTTTTGGGGGATAAAAAAAAAGCAAAACTATATTCTAATTTAAATGTAGATAATGTTTTGTTTCATTACTTTGCTTTAGATTGGGTTTGGCAAACCAGTGCTCCTTTATGGAGAAAAGATTTTATTGTGAAAATAGGAGGCTTTAATGTGAATTATTCGCGTCTTCAAGATCCAGAATTGCATTTAAGAGCTTTCCTAAATGTCCCCAATTATAAACTATTTCCAGATTCTATTCCAGATGCATATTATAGGCAGGATTTTTATTTGGATAAAGATATTATTCGTAAAAAACAAATAAATTGTTATTGGAGCATAAAGCAATTCTTACATGATTATATTTTTTCACTACAAGAATATAAAACGTTAAATCCATATATTTATCACAAAACAATGAATGCTTTGATGACAAAGAGCATGATTCATTATTGGAATACTAATGTTGAAGATTATGATGCTTTTGTAAAATATTTCAAAGACGTAAGAGAGAATTGTGATTTTTTTTTAAAGCTTTTATCTAGTGATTTTTTTTCTAGGATATTTAAATTAATTATAAGGGTTGAGTTAGGAAGAGAAGTTATCCTGTGGTTACTTTCTAAAATTAATATCTATTATAATAACAAAATTAGTGATAAACCACTTTGA
- a CDS encoding SDR family NAD(P)-dependent oxidoreductase — MEIKNILVTGVSRGLGIQIVKSLLADGHYCVYGVSRSKTPELEILLSTYPDRLKWIGYDLGNVEDIRKVIFKEFIGFDTPLHGFVNNAAVAYDDIVTNLNYEPLLNMYNVNVFAPMMITKYAIRHFLLHNTKGSIVHLSSISVHTGYKGLAMYASSKGALEAFSKNTAREWGEKGIRSNALVAGFMETDMSATLTDDQKNRIYKRTSLKIPTTTRSVAETIKFLLSDMAESVTAQNIHVDSGTI; from the coding sequence ATGGAGATAAAGAATATATTGGTTACAGGCGTTTCACGAGGGCTTGGCATCCAAATCGTGAAGTCTTTGCTGGCGGATGGTCATTATTGCGTGTATGGTGTCAGCCGGAGTAAGACTCCTGAATTGGAGATACTGCTCTCCACTTATCCCGATCGCCTGAAGTGGATTGGATATGATTTAGGCAATGTGGAAGATATCCGTAAGGTTATCTTTAAAGAGTTCATTGGTTTTGACACTCCTTTGCATGGCTTTGTCAATAATGCGGCTGTCGCTTATGACGACATTGTGACCAACTTGAATTATGAGCCGTTGTTGAATATGTATAATGTGAATGTGTTTGCTCCCATGATGATAACGAAATACGCTATCCGTCATTTTTTGTTGCATAACACCAAGGGGAGTATTGTGCATTTATCTTCGATCAGTGTCCATACCGGCTATAAAGGCCTTGCCATGTATGCTTCTTCCAAAGGTGCTTTAGAGGCTTTCTCCAAGAATACTGCCCGGGAATGGGGCGAGAAAGGCATCCGTTCCAATGCACTTGTGGCAGGTTTTATGGAGACGGATATGAGTGCTACGCTGACGGATGATCAGAAGAACCGTATTTATAAACGTACTTCCTTGAAAATTCCTACTACCACCCGTTCTGTGGCAGAGACTATAAAATTCCTATTGTCCGACATGGCAGAATCCGTTACAGCTCAGAACATTCATGTCGATTCAGGTACTATTTGA
- a CDS encoding WecB/TagA/CpsF family glycosyltransferase: MHIFSIAIEFDKELVEQKIRSHIKRKEKGYICAVDTNIVSIANRNPSYLSVINDSILNICDGGTIASFGSKIYNLKLERYTGPDLLLDFISRGYRQAFLGNTSENLTLLKDKMQGAGINLDSCLYYSLPFKAVDEFDYKGIADKINLNNIDIVWISLGAPKQEIFASRLLPYINGAILIAVGAAFNFYIGQGAYHRAPKWMQQMNIEWLYRLGVEPRKQLKRIVSTMKIYPQLLWKEYKCVRKV; encoded by the coding sequence ATGCATATATTTTCGATCGCCATAGAATTTGATAAAGAGTTGGTAGAACAAAAAATCAGAAGCCATATCAAACGGAAAGAAAAGGGATATATTTGTGCTGTAGACACAAATATCGTCTCTATAGCTAATAGAAATCCTTCTTATTTATCTGTTATAAATGATTCTATTTTGAATATCTGTGATGGTGGGACTATTGCTTCTTTCGGTAGTAAAATATATAATCTTAAATTGGAACGTTATACTGGCCCAGACTTATTGCTTGATTTTATATCACGAGGATATCGACAAGCTTTTCTTGGCAATACCTCAGAGAACCTTACTCTATTGAAGGATAAAATGCAAGGAGCTGGAATTAATTTAGATTCTTGTTTATATTATTCTCTTCCATTTAAAGCTGTTGATGAGTTTGATTATAAAGGAATAGCTGATAAGATAAATCTGAATAATATTGATATCGTTTGGATTTCTTTGGGAGCTCCAAAGCAAGAGATATTTGCATCAAGATTATTGCCTTATATAAATGGGGCAATATTGATTGCTGTTGGTGCTGCTTTTAATTTTTATATAGGACAAGGTGCTTATCATCGTGCTCCGAAATGGATGCAACAAATGAATATTGAATGGTTGTATCGTTTGGGAGTAGAACCTCGTAAACAACTTAAGCGCATTGTATCAACGATGAAAATATATCCACAATTATTATGGAAAGAATATAAATGCGTACGTAAAGTATAA
- a CDS encoding glycosyltransferase family 2 protein: MYKVSISFPVYNVCDRVEKSLLSALNQTYSNLEFLIIDDKGTDDSMSIIYEVVSKHERKNQIRFISHKQNLGLGSVRNTSIDYATGEFLYFMDSDDEISFDCISLLMRYMESYRVDFIASSASVILSDGKREKIGYSSIMHWKSNDSILENVFIMHNSVPVYMWNKLFSLEFLRGNNLRCIHSYVEDDFFTFRCLCSASSCLCVPDQTYNYMINGNSITNNLMKKNIPLKTALIYEDIFLRKLELIQKIANRKIRNFMLYETVNIALIRIGMIDISDKIDYMQKKNVIENMMRWPTLNLSYFLRQNKRVVFKVCFMDLMCLFPLSVRKALIIKTNNYRISK, encoded by the coding sequence ATGTATAAGGTCTCTATTTCTTTCCCGGTATATAATGTGTGTGACAGAGTGGAAAAGTCTTTGTTGTCAGCTCTAAATCAAACTTACTCTAATCTTGAGTTTTTGATCATTGATGATAAAGGAACTGACGATAGTATGTCTATTATTTATGAAGTTGTTTCTAAACATGAAAGAAAGAATCAAATTCGCTTTATATCTCATAAACAAAATTTAGGATTAGGAAGTGTGAGAAATACTAGTATTGATTATGCAACAGGAGAATTCCTTTATTTCATGGATAGTGATGATGAAATCTCTTTTGATTGTATTTCTCTACTTATGAGATATATGGAGTCGTATAGAGTTGATTTTATTGCATCTTCGGCATCTGTTATATTAAGCGATGGAAAAAGGGAGAAAATTGGATATAGTAGCATAATGCATTGGAAGAGTAATGATTCAATTCTGGAGAACGTCTTTATTATGCATAATTCGGTTCCAGTTTATATGTGGAATAAACTTTTTTCATTAGAATTTTTGCGTGGTAATAATTTACGTTGTATTCATTCTTATGTTGAAGATGATTTTTTTACATTTAGGTGTCTATGTTCAGCTAGCTCTTGTTTATGTGTGCCAGATCAGACGTATAATTATATGATAAATGGAAACTCTATTACTAATAACTTAATGAAGAAAAATATTCCTCTAAAAACAGCTCTTATATATGAAGATATTTTCTTGAGAAAATTAGAACTTATTCAGAAAATAGCTAATCGTAAAATAAGAAACTTCATGCTGTATGAAACTGTTAATATAGCCTTGATAAGGATTGGTATGATTGATATTTCAGATAAGATAGATTATATGCAAAAGAAAAATGTGATTGAGAATATGATGCGTTGGCCGACTTTGAATTTATCTTATTTCTTACGACAAAATAAAAGAGTTGTTTTTAAGGTTTGTTTTATGGATCTCATGTGTTTATTTCCTCTTAGTGTCAGAAAGGCTTTAATTATAAAAACAAATAATTATCGAATAAGTAAATAA
- a CDS encoding haloacid dehalogenase-like hydrolase, which yields MERVIVDICGTLYKSNTTFDFLDRIFYENKKYKFWRKVSRCFFLRKLNSLLFVLLQKDFKRIYFLTYLKGYSKDLLLLYAQDFFCNYLKQRENKEVIDYLLSTPNWSLVLASATIDPIASIIAKSLNISNYISSDMEYDNYGVCTGKLKKDLLGKKKDALLEKGFGETYEATISDDYWDLPLFKSSKFTIVVSSKKRISFWQQVAAENELTNVRFICVD from the coding sequence ATGGAGCGAGTTATTGTTGATATTTGCGGTACACTATATAAATCCAATACGACATTTGACTTTTTAGATAGGATATTTTATGAAAATAAAAAATATAAATTTTGGCGTAAAGTATCTAGGTGTTTCTTTTTAAGAAAGCTAAATTCTTTGTTGTTCGTTTTATTGCAAAAAGATTTCAAAAGAATATATTTCTTAACCTATTTGAAAGGGTATTCAAAAGATTTATTATTACTCTATGCGCAGGATTTTTTCTGTAATTATTTGAAGCAAAGAGAGAATAAAGAAGTAATCGATTATTTATTGAGTACTCCAAATTGGAGTTTGGTATTAGCGTCAGCAACAATTGATCCAATTGCAAGTATAATAGCTAAATCTCTCAATATATCAAATTATATTTCTTCTGATATGGAATATGATAATTATGGCGTTTGCACAGGTAAACTCAAGAAAGATTTACTAGGTAAGAAGAAAGATGCATTATTAGAAAAAGGCTTTGGGGAAACTTATGAAGCTACAATATCTGATGATTATTGGGATTTACCCTTATTTAAATCGTCTAAATTTACAATAGTTGTGTCAAGCAAGAAACGAATCTCTTTTTGGCAGCAAGTTGCTGCGGAAAATGAATTAACAAATGTGCGTTTTATATGTGTGGATTGA
- a CDS encoding polysaccharide deacetylase family protein, whose amino-acid sequence MNILTFDIEDWYNCDFISGDFDWDKHEVRIYQGVDRILEELEKRNQKGTFFCLGWIAEKHPDVICSIQKQGHHIGCHSYQHELSFRFDEKTFKADTLKAKCLIEDVTGEKVNAFRAPGFSITKNNTWALYSLAEMGFKYDCSMFPAPHDYGGMPSYGEAVPKRIDVGDGRIIKEFPINIHPIMGKHIVFSGGGFFRLFPYWLINHWGKHSDYMMTYFHPRDFDVNQPVIETLPAMRRFKSYVGIKGAFTKFQRLLDHYEFYNVEQADEIINWEIAPIVELKSLK is encoded by the coding sequence ATGAATATACTGACCTTCGACATCGAAGACTGGTATAACTGTGACTTCATCTCGGGAGATTTCGACTGGGACAAACATGAAGTGCGCATATACCAAGGCGTAGACCGTATTCTCGAAGAATTGGAGAAACGGAACCAGAAAGGAACATTCTTTTGTCTTGGATGGATTGCTGAAAAACATCCGGATGTGATTTGTTCCATTCAAAAGCAAGGGCACCATATTGGTTGCCATTCTTATCAGCATGAGTTATCTTTCCGTTTTGATGAGAAGACGTTTAAGGCGGATACTCTGAAAGCGAAATGTTTGATAGAAGATGTGACGGGAGAGAAAGTGAATGCTTTTCGTGCTCCAGGCTTTTCTATAACTAAGAATAATACATGGGCACTTTATAGTTTGGCGGAAATGGGATTCAAATATGATTGTTCGATGTTTCCAGCCCCTCATGATTACGGTGGTATGCCAAGTTATGGAGAGGCTGTTCCTAAGCGGATTGATGTAGGTGATGGAAGAATTATCAAGGAGTTTCCGATAAATATCCATCCGATAATGGGCAAACATATTGTTTTTTCCGGCGGTGGTTTCTTCCGGTTATTTCCTTATTGGCTGATTAATCATTGGGGAAAGCATAGTGACTATATGATGACTTATTTTCATCCGAGAGATTTTGATGTAAATCAGCCTGTAATAGAGACACTACCTGCAATGAGACGTTTTAAAAGTTATGTTGGTATAAAAGGTGCATTTACTAAGTTTCAACGGCTATTGGATCATTATGAGTTTTATAATGTGGAACAGGCAGATGAAATCATAAATTGGGAAATCGCTCCTATCGTGGAATTGAAAAGTTTAAAATAG
- a CDS encoding phosphopantetheine-binding protein — MNVLETIENIINIVLMNRGKAKVNSITAGSSLRDDLGLDSLDLAELTVRIEAEYDVDIFEDGVVTTIGEILAKIQ; from the coding sequence ATGAATGTATTAGAGACGATAGAAAACATTATTAATATTGTTTTGATGAATCGTGGTAAGGCGAAAGTTAATAGTATTACAGCCGGTTCCAGCTTGCGTGATGATTTAGGTTTAGATTCTTTAGATCTTGCAGAATTAACTGTACGTATAGAAGCCGAGTATGATGTAGATATCTTTGAAGACGGGGTTGTAACTACAATAGGAGAGATTCTGGCAAAGATACAATGA